ctccgactcctcctcagacgaggaCGAAGAACGTTACAATAACATTCTCTAATAAGAACTCAACAAAAGAGCATCTTACATTCTCTATTTTGACATTTCCTGTCAAAGTCAAATGTCATCATGCTCCCATTTTGTCCTTTCAAAGGTGAGAAGAGGACAGAGCAACGAATTGTAGAAATCTAAGGATAATGACAAGTaaggaaaggagaggtgaggattGACTCAGTGGGAGACCATTTAACTCTCAGATGGAGGACAGGCCTCCCTTTGTCTCGACCGGGAGGGAGTCCTTCCCctggagaataggagaggaagaAATGACTTTCAATTCATCTCACTGTTCCTCTCATCAGACACAGGGAAAGTGTGACCCATGGTTGAatcttccgtcttcaagagagcgagagttgtaccccttctgaaaaaacctacactcgatccctccgatgtcaacaactacagaccagtatcccttctttcttttctctccaaaactcttgaacgtgccgtccttggccagctctcccgctatctctctcagaatgaccttcttgatccaaatcagtcaggtttcaagactagtcattcaactgagactgctcttctctgtatcacggaggcgctccgcactgctaaagctaactctctctcctctgctctcatccttctagacctatcggctgccttcgatactgtgaaccatcagatcctcctctccaccctctccgagttgggcatctccggcgcggcccacgcttggattgcatcctacctgacaggtcgctcctaccaggtggcgtggcgagaatctgtctcctcaccacgcgctctcaccactggtgtcccccagggctctgttctaggccctctcctattctcgctatacaccaagtcacttggctctgtcataacctcacatggtctctcctatcattgctatgcagacgacacacaattaatcttctcctttcccccttctgatgaccaagtggcgaatcgcatctctgcatgtctggcagacatatcagtgtggatgacggatcaccacctcaagctgaacctcggcaagacgaagctgctcttcctcccggggaaggactgcccgttccatgatctcgccatcacggttgacaactccattgtgtcctcctcccagagcgctaagaaccttggcgtgatcctggacaacaccctgtcgttctcaactaacatcaaggcggtggcccgttcctgtaggttcttgctctacaacatccgcagagtacgaccctgcctcacacaggaagcgccgcaggtcctaatccaggcacttgtcatctcccgtctggattactgcaactcgctgttggctgggctccctgcctgtgccattaaaccccttcaactcatccagaacgccgcagcccgtctggtgttcaaccttcccaagttctctcacgtcaccccgctcctccgctctctccactggcttccagttgaagctcgcatccgctacaagaccatggtgcttgcctacggagctgtgaggggaacggcacctcagtacctccaggctctgatcaggccctacacccaaacaagggcactgcgttcatccacctctggcctgctcgcctccctaccactgaggaagtacagttcccgctcagcccagtcaaaactgttcgctgctctggccccccaatggtggaacaaactccctcacgacgccaggacagcggagtcaatcaccaccttccggagacacctgaaaccccacctctttaaggaatacctaggataggataaagtaatccttctaccaccccctttaaaagatttagatgcactattgtaaagtggctgttccactggatgtcataaggtgaatgcaccaatttgtaagtcgctctggataagagcgtctgctaaataacttaaatgtaaatgtaaatgtaatctttcCTGTGCTAGTCAGTGAATTATTGTCCAACTGTCCACATCAAGTCAGCTGAGGGTCAGTCACTTTTGAGGATTCCACTACCGTTAAGTAAACAGGCCATTTGAGTGGGTGTAACGACAACATCTGTTGACATTTAACATGTCATGAGGATATAAAGTTGAAAGTTGAACACACCCCTGGCCTACTCTAACTGCTCCTATCACTCCTCTCTACAGCTGACCAACAGTCACAGAATGGGGAACACCAACACTGCCAGCCACCTCAACAACCAGAGCAAGATGAACATCCGTGCTTTCCTGTCCAATGCCAAGCTAGAGATCGATGCCTTCATTGTCTCCAATGCTGCCGCTGGCAGCAGTGACACATTGACCAAGCTGCAGCAGCAGCCCGGTGGCAAGAAGTTCAACTTCAGGAAAGACGTGCAGTGTGTCCGTGTGCTGGCCTTGCAGAGTCAAGAGCTGCCTTGGGTGGAGAACAAATTTATCTCTGTCTTTGTGGAGGACGAGAACGATGAAAACATATGTTCCAGACAGATTGTTCCGTGCATGGCGTTGTCCTCTCCTGTGTCTTTCATCTTATATGATGTATAGCTATAGCAATGATTGATCCCATAGAAACTGTAGTCTTTGGTTAATATCATTTGAAGGTGCTCTGACCAGTTCTGACATTGGCCATTGTCAGGCATTCATTAAGGTTGTTTCCCTGATTTTGAATCTGTTCACTTGAACAAACATGCCATTGAAAAAGAAGGCTTTTCAAATAAGTCATTCCAACACAGAACAAACCACAAAACACCTCACGAATGTGAAAATGTGCATTTGTACTTGAACATTTGAATGTTGACTCATCTTTCAGTGAAATGTAACTAAAtctgaaatgaaatgaaatgtcaCTTCTTTAGGGACTTTGGTATCATTGACAGCTTCTGAAAAACCTGTATTCTTCTGTATCCTTCAAATAAAACGATGACTTCATGCTCTTGGGGAATTCTTCAGTGTATGAGCACTGTGCTCTTCATTATTGAGTAGTGAAAGAATGTGTTGCATGTCTCTATTTTGTCTCCCAGTTAAAGTGTGTCCTGTTACCCCTGTGTGATAGGCCTTATGTTCCTTCTATGGTCATCTGTTCCAGCTCAGATCAGAGAGTTTATCGCTCCTCTGTCTAACCTCCTCCATGGTCCAGCTCTGTGGCAATTCAGATAACATGGTTTAACTCATTCACACAGACGCCTTTGTGATGCTGCCCCTTCGATCTACAATGACTTGGCAGAAAACATATTATGAAAAATGTTTTTCAATGACATCCAACATTTGTTTTCCTTGACCCACAAATAGCTTTTTAGGAAAGAGGAAGCACTTACAAAGTGAAGATCTCCAGGAGTTAGGGGAGGGAAAAGACCGTCTAACTCAATCTTAATTAGTAAGGATCTCAGACACAGATTTTAGGGGAATGTTCCTGCACTGGATGACAAACGAGCAGGGAGCTTTAATTTGTGTTTCTCTGTAACACTGGGGACTGGCTGATAAAACATTTGTGAGAACAGAGAAGGAGGGCAAAGAACAAAAACAAGGGCAAAGAACAACTTCATCAAAGTAGGTAAGTGATGATACTTTCCCTCAATAGAACTACTAAAtaaaatgtatataatgtcattAACCTTAACCATGTTTTATGCTGTTTAAGCTGTTATGTCATGCTTACTTATTATGTACTTATACATAATCTTTGCTTTTTGATGATAAAGTTAATGGTAATcgttatccatccatccatccctctctctctctctctctctctctctctctctctctctctctctgtctctctgtctctctgtcgctctcagtCCCACTCGCTCGCTCTCAcactctcattcactctctctctctctctctctctctctctctctctctctctctctctctctctctctctctctctctctctctctcactgactctcttacacacacacacacaaccacaccacaaacacaaacacaaacacacacatagacagacatgaTCTCCTCCACAGTGTTGTTCTATGGGATCTACGTGCTGTGCCTGTGCCTGGGACTGCTGTGTGTGGTGTTTGTCAGTTACTGGAACATCGAGTGGCGTGGTGGCTTTGCCTGGGATGCGTCCTTTCTGCAGTTCAACTGGCATCCCGTGCTCATGGTGACTGGCCTGGTAGTTCTGTATGGGAACGGTGGGTCACAATAATGATTATGATAATGACCATAATACATTTTATTCAATCACCAGTATTTCATATTTTCATTTCATGGAACATCTCAGATTGCTTCATACTGTGTGGACAAAAGCAAGAAATGATGGAAATTATAGCAGGGCAGATTGTAAATTAGAAAACTGTgaggacagacgctgggagacgagaagtaagtacagggagtgaatatttaataaataCCAGACATGAAGCCGAACACGGACAGCGTCTGGAGGGGGGGGAACATAACGACATTAATGCTGACACTGGGATCAAACTGAGTaatagacagatatagaggggcaATCAATAAAGAGTCCAATGAAGCGCTGATGCGCATAACGATGTTGACAGGTGTGTGATGATGGGCCGCCTGGCGCCCTCGAGCACCAGAGAggggggagcgggagcaggcatgACAAAAACAAACCTCCGTTTGGAAAAGTTGtcattttttttctcctttgAGGGATCTGTCTAAAAACTTGTTTGAATTTGGTTTCTTTCAATTTCTTACGTGTGTACTTGATTCCACTGTttcctgtaacggcgttcttcgtttgtagaaagagagtcggaccgaaatgcagcgtagtggttactcatgtctttaatgaagaaaaatcgtgatacatgaaataacttatacatatacaaaaacaacaaacggaccgtgaaacctattacagcctatctggttaaactacacagaaacaggaacaatcacccacaaaatccaaagcgaaacccaggctacctaaatacggttcccaatcagagacaacgagaatcacctgactctgattgagaatcgcctcaggcagccaagcctatataacacccctactcagccgtaatcccaataatacaaaaaccccaatacgaaatacaacaacataaacccatgtcacaccctggcctgaccaaatatataacgaaaacacaaaatacaatgaccaaggcgtgacgggaaccccccccccccccctaaggtgcggactccggacgcacctcaaaaccatagggagggtccgggtgggcgtctgtccatggtggcggttccagctcgggacgtggaccccactccattaaagtcatagttcctccccttcgcgtcctgggataatccactgaccatggcctaatagtcctcacccagaaccccactgaactgaggagcagctcgtgactgaggggcagctcgggactgaggcagctcgggactgaggggcagctcgggactgaggggcagatcgggactgaggggcagctcgggactgaggggcagcccagaaCTGAGGGGTatcccggaactgaggggcagcccggaactgagatgaagctcaggcaggtagtaggctccggtagatcctggctggctggcggatctggaagattctggttgactagcagatctggaagagactggttgactggcagatctggaagagactggttgactggcagatctggaagagactggttgactggcagatctggaagagactggttgactggcagatctggaagagactggttgactggcagatctggaagagactggttgtctggcagatctagaagatcatggctgactggcggatctagctgctctatgcagactgacagctctggctgcttcttacagactgacagctctggctgcttcatgcagactgacatctctggctgcttcatgcagactgacagctctggcagcttcatgcagactgatagctctgactgctctatgcaggctgactactctgactgctccatgcaggctggcagcaccttgcagactgacagctccttgcacactagcggctccttgcagactgacagctctggctgcttcatgcagactgacagctctggctgcttcatacagactgacagctctgactgctccatgcaggctgacagctctgactgctccatgcaggctggcagcaccttgcagactagcagctccttgcagactggcagctctggctgcttcatgcagactgacagctcaggcagctccaaacaggcaggaggctccggcagctctgtagagaaggaaggctctgatagcgctgaacaggcgggagactccgacagcgcaggagggaaggaaggctctgatagcgctgaacagacaggagactcaagtagcgcaggagggaaggaaggctctggctgtgctgaacaggcgagagactccgacagcgcaggagggaaggaatgcTCTGGCtatgctgaacaggcgaggcgcacagaaggcctggtgcgtggtgctggaactgctgctacaggatcgaggacacgcacaggaagcctggtgcggggagctgctaccggaggactggtgtgtggaggtggctctggatagacctgaccgtgcaggcgcactggagctcttgagcaccgagcctgcccaagcttacctggctcgatgcccactctagcccggccaataggaagggctggtatgtgccgcaccgggctatgcacctgcactggaaacactgtgcgctccatagcataacacggtgcctgcccggtctctctagcccaacggtgagcacagggagtttgcgcaggtctcctacctggcataaccatactcccttttagcccccacacaataatttttttgggctgcttttcgggcttccaaccgcgtcgccgtgctgcctcctcataccagcgcctctccgctttagccgcctctatttcttccttgggacggcgatattcgctacactgactcagccactctctctctgcgccctcccccaataaatatttgggggttactttcggttttcgctctgcgccgccgtgtttttctttttgactccattcgtctatagccctcttcgcattgctcgAGCGGATCCCAGGCGGgtacctgcactctctctgggttggccgcccacctgtcgatttcttcccacgtcatatactccatgcctctgctatccataacgtcctcccttcgctgttcaagctgtcgctgcctgttaacacgctgctcggtccgagtgtggtgggtgattctgtaacgtcgttcttcgtttgtagaaagagagtcggaccgaaatgcagcgtagtggttactcatgtctttaatgaacaaAGATCGTGATACATGAAttaacttatacatatacaaaaacaacaaacggaccgtgaaacctattacagcctatctggcgaaactacacagagacaggaacaatcacccacaaaatccaaagcgaaacccaggctacctaaatacggttcccaatcagagacaacgagaatcacctgactctgattgagaatcgcctcaggcagccaagcctatacaacacccctactcagccgtaattccaataatacaaaaaccccaatacgaaatacaacaacataaacccatgtcacaccctggcctgaccaaatatataacgaaaacacaaaatacaatgaccaaggcgtgacagtttccATTATGTCAAGCTAAATCAAACGCgtctaaagtatttgaaagaaaataaataGACCTGGCCTTCTATTTGGATCCAGGTCAGGTATCATCTCCACAAGGTCTATCACAAAGCCAAGATAATAAAGGCTTTTTAAACTACACCAAAAAACAAAATAGTTCCAACAGGAGCGCTTTGACCAACCTGTCaatctggtctcagagcatttcgtattattctgtatatAATTCcaacactccatttagtatgctCGCTGGCTAACGTTAACTAAGCTagggattagggttaaggttaggagttaggtgaaagggttaaggtcaggattaggggaagggttaaggttaaggttaaggttaaggttaggggaagggttagctaaaagagtcaaagttagggttagggaaagggttagctaacatactAAGTCGTTTCAAAGTAGCTAAAAAAAGTAGTAactagttgaaaagttgctaaataGCTAAATTGCTACAGTCCGTGATGAGATTTAAGCTCACAATCGCTGGATTGATTGATGTTCGCGTCATACGCCCACTCATCCATCCTACTACCTAATTAGGCTTGCCATATCAAATgggcttgaatacttattgactcaagacatttcagcttttcgttTTGTATTACAGTCATTTCCAAACATTCTAGAAACTTAATTTCACTTTGACagtatgggttattgtgtgtaggtcagtgacagAAAATCAAAAtataatcaattttgaattcatgTTTTAACACAGTTtattgtggaataagtcaaggggtgtgaatactttctgaagggaccATTTGTGCCATGGCAATCTTCCAATCTTCAGTCTCCCTACATCCCCATGTCACTTAGTATACATTAAACAATTAATACACTATACTCTTCCCAAGTCCCCCCACTCCCAATCAGTCTTGCTGTATTTACTTTATTAGTGACCTTCAACTGACCTTGCACTGTAGCGTTCCTCAATGATGTGACTGTGTACCAGTACATTATTGTAAGTATCCATATAGGTCTTGGAGTGGTTATAAATACTAAGTGGTTATAAACTGTATGGAATAACATGTGGGAGGGGTCATGTTACATGTGGTAGGACAGGCTAGTGCACCCagaagagacaaacacagagcggAGATAATACATCCCACCATCTGGGAAAGGCTGATCTAAAAGTATtccctctttctgtgtgtgtgtgtgtgtgtgtgtgtgtgtgtgtgtgtgtgtgtgtgtgtgtgtgtgtgtgtgtgtgtgtgtgtgtgtgtgtgtgtgtgtgtgtgtgtgtgtgtgtgtgtgtgtgtgtgtgtgtgtgtgtgtgttgtctgtagcgGCTATCCTATACCGCATCCCCTTTACCTGGAGTCAGAGGAAGCAGCACTGGAAGCTGGTGCACGCTGCTCTGCTGCTGTCCTCCCTGATCCTGTCCATCCTTGGGCTGTGTGCTGTGTTTGACTTCCACACAGGCTACCACATCCCCAACCTGTATTCCCTCCACAGCTGGGTGGGCATCTGCACCGTAGTCCTGTTCACTGCCCAGGTAGGAGGGGGAGACTTTGGGCAGGGACCAGGTTTTTTTCCCTGACCCATGTGAACTGACCAGGGAAAACTCTGGGCTCTTAGTAACTTTTTCATGTACAGACCCTAATAAAAAAACATTAATGTACCTGTGCTCAAGGTTCAAATTGCACATTGGGCAGCTTTTCTACCTCAAGCTCATTTGACGCAACCCATCTTGCTCAACCCTTTTCCTTCCCTTCTCATTGGTCAGTGGCTCCTTGGCCTGGTTGGTTTCCtgtctccctgctctcccctcggGTTCCGTAAGCTCCTGAAACCAGTTCACGCCTGGATGGGCATGGCCATCTTTATCCTCAGCCTGGCCTCCTGTCTCTCTGGCATCAACGAAAAACTGCTCCTTGCTCTGTGAGTGACTAGAAACGCTGATCCTCCACCAATAACAACTAACTACATTGGTCCAACAATCTACACAATGATTTTCTGTATAAAGGCCTATGTGACATTGAAAAGCTTTAGGCTACATGAAATATTCACAGTTATGGATAAATTAAAGAACTTTACATTTTACAGAACAAAATGGTTTGACAAATTATAAGATCATAAAAGCAATTTCATTGTAGT
The sequence above is drawn from the Oncorhynchus gorbuscha isolate QuinsamMale2020 ecotype Even-year linkage group LG11, OgorEven_v1.0, whole genome shotgun sequence genome and encodes:
- the LOC124047902 gene encoding lysosomal membrane ascorbate-dependent ferrireductase CYB561A3-like, yielding MISSTVLFYGIYVLCLCLGLLCVVFVSYWNIEWRGGFAWDASFLQFNWHPVLMVTGLVVLYGNAAILYRIPFTWSQRKQHWKLVHAALLLSSLILSILGLCAVFDFHTGYHIPNLYSLHSWVGICTVVLFTAQWLLGLVGFLSPCSPLGFRKLLKPVHAWMGMAIFILSLASCLSGINEKLLLALNGNSNSTAAYSSHPAEALFANFLGFLIVAFGLVVLGILSNQRWNRLEPGEESSRSLLPEDN